DNA from Debaryomyces hansenii CBS767 chromosome A complete sequence:
GTACGGATACATTGCTGAAGGATGTTGCATGTCAATCATACTCCAGAACTTCCGGAAAAGGGGAGATCATTAAAGGTAGACATAGAGTCACTAAGAGACCACATATTCATTTTGCAAAGGGGCATCAAACATTGCGAATTTTGATTAACGGTGAATTGAAGCAAATACAAGGTTACAAGACGAAGCTATGGGGAATGGAAAAGCACAAAACTGCAAGAGATTTGACTTGGAAATATCATAACGGTACTTGGAGAAGTGGAGATGATCATATAATCGAGAAAAACACTACAGTAAAGATCAGGGATCCAATTATCGGAGGACCGCAACCCATAGAATGTGGAATTGATGGAGAAAAGGCTGATAATTATGGTGCCGACATTGAAGTGGATTCTGAAGagaatgaattaaaagaagaaagaaataagaATACTGCTGTATTAGCTTCCTTGTTCACCAATTATGACTTTGATAAACCAATGGATCTAAGCGACGTCGATGATAATGGAATCGATGAAAAAGACATTATTTATGATAGTAAGGGACGTCGTAAAGTCAACAGAtatgattatgaaattgAGGGCaaggaagatgatgatgaaggtgATGTGtctaaatataatattgattctaAGAAGGCTAAAGAATTAATCGATTCCTACAAGCAAATTTCAGAAAGACCTAAAGAAGAGATTTActttgatgaagatgacgaagGTAACGAGTTAGATTTAGACGCATTGGGTAAACAATACACTACGGAGGCAATCAGCGAAAAATATGACGAAGACCATGGATTTGAGGTTGTGAAAACCAGTATTGACGTAGAAGAATCTGATGAGGAAATGGACgaagcagaagcagaagcagaagcagaagcagaagcagaagcagaagcagaagcagaagcagaagcagaagcagaagcagaagcagaagcagaagcagaagaagaagcagaagcagaagcagaagcagaagcagaagcagaagcagaagcagaagcagaagcagaagcagaagcagaagcagaagcagaagcagaagaagaagcagaagaagaagcagaagaagcagcAGCAGAAGAAGCGGAATCAGAAGAAGCGGAAtcagaagaagcagaagaaagCGAAGaggaaaaagaagaagaggaagaaaaagaggaagaagatgaagaagaagatgaagaagaagatgaagaaaaagaggAAGCGgaagaggaagaggaagaggaagaagaagaatttattcCTACTTTTGGTAACAAAGCAGAATCACAAGTTAATAATACTGATACATTGAGAACCTTATTTAATCCGAACCAGGTGACCTCAGAGCCTCAAGAATCCCAGTTCAAATTGGCCCTTTCGGAAGAGGACGAAGATATcgatgatgaaaaagaagtGGACTTATCCCAGCAaaaggaattattagataaaatcaaatcaaaGCAGCAGCAAGAGGCCGAGGAAATCCTAACTTTGAGGGCCAAAAAATACGGTTTGTTCTGGTCCCACTCTGACTCTCCTTTCTTGCAATCTCAATCACAA
Protein-coding regions in this window:
- a CDS encoding DEHA2A05918p (some similarities with uniprot|Q08287 Saccharomyces cerevisiae YOL144W NOP8 Nucleolar protein required for 60S ribosomal subunit biogenesis); amino-acid sequence: MNNEDIRELRIHIGNISPKLAENQSSLETRLGKFGKIVKPLELHTKPIQDFYFGFITLELSNVSLEKLKNAFHGILFMGMKLTVGIAKQNFPESWIQDSKRPDLLKLDRIKRDRIQRARTQRINEANTPYFMNNIDGSIVVSSLNIGANAALGYSKSSHTFNDMSGNTKHTQPTQTLVGTKSYSTDTLSKDVACQSYSRTSGKGEIIKGRHRVTKRPHIHFAKGHQTLRILINGELKQIQGYKTKLWGMEKHKTARDLTWKYHNGTWRSGDDHIIEKNTTVKIRDPIIGGPQPIECGIDGEKADNYGADIEVDSEENELKEERNKNTAVLASLFTNYDFDKPMDLSDVDDNGIDEKDIIYDSKGRRKVNRYDYEIEGKEDDDEGDVSKYNIDSKKAKELIDSYKQISERPKEEIYFDEDDEGNELDLDALGKQYTTEAISEKYDEDHGFEVVKTSIDVEESDEEMDEAEAEAEAEAEAEAEAEAEAEAEAEAEAEAEAEEEAEAEAEAEAEAEAEAEAEAEAEAEAEAEAEEEAEEEAEEAAAEEAESEEAESEEAEESEEEKEEEEEKEEEDEEEDEEEDEEKEEAEEEEEEEEEEFIPTFGNKAESQVNNTDTLRTLFNPNQVTSEPQESQFKLALSEEDEDIDDEKEVDLSQQKELLDKIKSKQQQEAEEILTLRAKKYGLFWSHSDSPFLQSQSQLNKVSGSKDLVKLPGEAESLISNAEGESPYEQWFWKMRGEFSRECKRRKRDVLRIFKKKTTKNPVI